One window of the Lactobacillus sp. PV034 genome contains the following:
- a CDS encoding DUF951 domain-containing protein — MYHLADIVQMKKPHACGENKWEILRMGADIRIKCMGCGHIVMMSRGDFNKRLKKVITMANDPTTQKYEYYIPKDKIMVPRFEK; from the coding sequence ATGTATCATTTAGCAGATATCGTGCAAATGAAAAAACCGCATGCTTGTGGTGAAAACAAATGGGAAATTCTAAGAATGGGAGCAGATATTAGAATTAAGTGTATGGGATGCGGTCATATTGTAATGATGTCACGTGGTGATTTTAATAAGCGATTAAAGAAAGTTATTACAATGGCAAATGATCCCACAACCCAAAAATACGAATATTATATCCCTAAGGATAAAATAATGGTACCCCGTTTTGAAAAGTAA
- a CDS encoding ABC transporter ATP-binding protein, translating to MISTLRKSIRQYKNLSIAAPILVSGEVIVEMLIPYLVGILIDQGIMTGNMKAIVKWGIVLFCLTIFAVACGIGSSYCATHAAAGFAANVRQDMFDNIQEFSFSNIDKFSSSSLVTRLTTDVTNVQMAYQMIIRFAVRAPMMLVVAVVMSVIISPRLSLIFVIIAPIFAIILVLLIRSAYPYFPKIFKGYDKLNQDVRENVRGIREVKTYVQEQPQIKNFEKSTGLIYRLFSTAQKIMSLNAVTVMAVLNISTLAIAWFGAKEIVGHTLQTGQLVSMFTYSNSILFALNMIAMIITQLVISGASAQRITKVLQEQPTITNPKDPIEEIQNGEINFKNVDFKYAPDDKNYALKDINLHIKSGETIGIIGETGSSKSTLVSLIPRLYDATSGEVEVAGHNVKDYDLNVLRDKVSMVLQKNVLFTGTIKENLMWGNENATDEEIVRAAKIAHADGFIRELPDGYDTQISQGGNNVSGGQKQRLTIARALLKNPKILILDDSMSAVDTSTEREIRHALVNDMPNTTKIIISQRIVSIKDADHIIVMDKGRIQAIGTNDELMKTNELYSSIAKFQEEK from the coding sequence ATGATTTCCACATTACGAAAATCAATCCGACAATATAAGAATTTGTCAATAGCAGCTCCCATTCTAGTTTCTGGTGAAGTTATTGTTGAAATGCTTATTCCTTATTTGGTAGGTATTTTAATTGACCAGGGAATTATGACAGGGAATATGAAGGCCATTGTAAAATGGGGAATTGTTCTTTTTTGCTTGACGATTTTTGCTGTAGCTTGTGGGATTGGTAGTAGTTATTGTGCTACACATGCAGCTGCAGGATTTGCTGCTAATGTTCGACAAGATATGTTTGATAATATTCAGGAATTTTCATTTTCGAATATTGATAAGTTTTCAAGCTCAAGTTTGGTTACTCGTTTGACTACCGATGTTACAAATGTTCAAATGGCATATCAAATGATCATTAGATTTGCAGTACGTGCACCAATGATGTTAGTTGTTGCAGTTGTAATGTCGGTTATCATTAGTCCACGTTTATCATTAATATTTGTGATTATTGCACCAATTTTTGCGATTATACTGGTTTTGTTGATAAGAAGTGCTTATCCATACTTCCCTAAGATTTTTAAGGGATATGACAAATTAAATCAAGACGTACGCGAAAATGTACGTGGAATTCGTGAAGTAAAGACTTATGTGCAAGAACAACCACAAATCAAGAACTTTGAAAAATCTACTGGATTAATTTACAGATTGTTCTCAACTGCTCAAAAAATTATGTCTTTAAACGCAGTTACGGTAATGGCTGTTTTAAATATTTCCACTCTAGCGATTGCATGGTTTGGTGCTAAAGAAATCGTTGGTCATACCTTACAAACAGGTCAATTGGTATCAATGTTTACTTATTCAAACTCAATTTTATTTGCTTTGAATATGATAGCAATGATCATTACCCAATTAGTTATTTCTGGTGCTAGTGCGCAAAGAATTACTAAGGTTTTACAAGAGCAACCAACAATTACTAATCCTAAGGATCCAATTGAAGAAATTCAAAATGGAGAAATTAATTTTAAGAATGTAGATTTTAAATATGCACCTGACGATAAAAATTATGCATTAAAGGATATCAATTTGCATATTAAGTCTGGTGAAACCATTGGGATTATTGGTGAGACTGGTTCTTCTAAATCTACTTTAGTTTCTTTGATTCCTCGTTTATATGATGCAACTTCTGGTGAAGTAGAGGTGGCAGGTCATAATGTAAAAGATTATGACTTAAATGTTCTACGTGACAAAGTATCGATGGTTTTACAAAAGAATGTTCTTTTCACGGGAACTATTAAAGAAAACTTGATGTGGGGTAATGAGAATGCGACAGATGAAGAAATTGTTCGTGCAGCAAAAATTGCCCATGCAGATGGTTTTATTAGAGAATTACCAGATGGTTATGATACTCAAATAAGTCAGGGTGGTAATAACGTTTCTGGTGGTCAAAAGCAACGTTTGACTATCGCACGTGCCTTATTGAAGAATCCAAAGATTTTGATTCTTGATGATTCAATGTCTGCTGTTGATACTAGTACCGAACGTGAAATTCGTCATGCTTTAGTTAATGATATGCCAAATACCACAAAAATTATTATTTCTCAGCGTATTGTTTC
- a CDS encoding ParA family protein, giving the protein MVQIISVANQKGGVGKTTTTINLGASIAKHGYKVLIVDIDPQGNATSGLGVEKSSVDQDVYNVIIDEVPISKTIHRSSTNGLDIVPATIQLAGAEMELTSLMARETRLKQGIDEVSDQYDFIFIDCPPSLGQLSINAFTASDSILIPVQSEYYAMEGLSQLLNTIRLVQKHFNKNLDVEGVLLTMLDARTNLGADVVKEVQSYFSKKVYKTIIPRITKLAEAPSYGQAITEYAPRSRGAEVYDSLAKEVLKAHGKKVKR; this is encoded by the coding sequence ATGGTTCAAATTATTTCTGTCGCTAATCAAAAAGGTGGCGTTGGAAAAACCACAACTACGATTAATTTAGGCGCAAGTATTGCTAAACATGGTTATAAAGTCTTAATTGTAGATATTGATCCACAGGGAAATGCAACTTCAGGACTAGGAGTAGAAAAATCTTCTGTTGATCAAGATGTTTATAATGTCATTATCGATGAAGTTCCAATTTCTAAGACAATTCACCGTAGCTCAACAAATGGCTTGGATATTGTACCTGCTACGATTCAGTTAGCCGGCGCGGAAATGGAATTAACGTCTTTAATGGCACGAGAGACAAGACTGAAGCAGGGAATTGATGAAGTTAGTGATCAATATGATTTTATTTTTATTGATTGTCCTCCTTCCTTAGGTCAATTATCTATTAATGCCTTTACTGCATCTGATTCAATTCTAATTCCAGTACAAAGTGAATATTATGCAATGGAAGGGTTGAGTCAATTACTAAATACTATTAGATTAGTGCAAAAACATTTCAATAAAAATCTTGATGTAGAAGGTGTTTTATTAACAATGTTGGATGCCAGAACTAATCTAGGGGCTGATGTTGTAAAAGAAGTACAATCCTATTTCAGTAAAAAGGTTTACAAAACAATTATTCCTAGAATTACAAAATTAGCAGAAGCTCCAAGTTATGGACAAGCAATAACTGAATATGCTCCCAGATCTCGTGGGGCAGAAGTTTATGATTCACTAGCAAAAGAGGTGTTAAAGGCTCATGGCAAGAAAGTCAAACGATGA
- the ychF gene encoding redox-regulated ATPase YchF → MALTAGIVGLPNVGKSTLFNAITKAGAEMANYPFATIEPNVGMVEVPDQRLARIQELVPAKKIVHTTFEFTDIAGLVKGASKGEGLGNKFLENIRQTDAIVHVVRAFDDDNITSVTGKVDPEEDINTINLELAIADLDAVNRRISKVQKVAQQGDKEAKAEMAVLEKLKPVLEEGKAARSIDFNEDEQKIVKGLFLLTSKPVIYVANIAESSMADPESDKYFQIVKKHAESENAEALGISAATEEEIAAMDDDERKEFLEMEGVEESGLDRLIKAAYHILGLRTFFTAGGPETRAWTFRQGMKAPQVAGVIHSDFERGFIRAEVVSFDDLNELETMQKVKEAGKLRLEGKDYVVEDGDIIEFRFNV, encoded by the coding sequence ATGGCATTAACTGCTGGTATTGTTGGTTTACCAAATGTTGGTAAATCTACTTTGTTTAACGCAATCACTAAAGCTGGAGCTGAAATGGCGAACTATCCGTTTGCAACTATTGAACCAAATGTTGGGATGGTGGAAGTGCCAGATCAACGTTTAGCAAGAATTCAGGAATTAGTTCCTGCTAAAAAGATTGTTCATACTACTTTTGAATTTACAGATATTGCTGGATTAGTAAAAGGTGCTTCAAAAGGTGAAGGTTTAGGTAATAAATTCTTAGAAAATATTCGTCAAACTGATGCAATTGTTCACGTTGTGCGTGCTTTTGATGATGACAATATTACCTCTGTCACTGGTAAGGTTGATCCGGAAGAAGATATTAATACTATTAACTTAGAGCTTGCAATTGCAGACTTAGATGCTGTTAATCGCCGTATCAGTAAAGTTCAAAAGGTTGCTCAACAAGGTGATAAAGAAGCTAAAGCTGAAATGGCAGTTTTAGAAAAATTAAAGCCAGTGCTTGAAGAAGGTAAGGCAGCGCGTTCTATTGATTTTAATGAAGATGAACAAAAGATAGTTAAAGGGCTATTCTTATTAACTTCAAAGCCAGTGATTTATGTTGCAAATATTGCTGAAAGTTCAATGGCTGATCCCGAAAGTGATAAGTATTTCCAAATTGTCAAAAAGCATGCAGAAAGTGAAAATGCTGAAGCTTTAGGAATTTCGGCTGCAACTGAAGAAGAAATTGCGGCAATGGATGATGATGAAAGAAAAGAATTCCTTGAAATGGAAGGTGTAGAGGAATCTGGTTTAGATCGTTTAATTAAAGCTGCTTACCATATTCTAGGATTAAGAACTTTCTTTACAGCTGGTGGTCCAGAAACTCGTGCCTGGACTTTCCGTCAAGGGATGAAGGCACCTCAAGTTGCAGGTGTCATCCACTCAGACTTTGAACGTGGTTTTATTCGTGCCGAAGTAGTATCATTTGATGACTTAAATGAATTAGAAACCATGCAAAAAGTTAAAGAAGCAGGTAAACTTCGCCTCGAAGGTAAAGATTATGTGGTTGAAGATGGCGATATTATTGAATTTAGATTCAATGTTTAG
- the noc gene encoding nucleoid occlusion protein, with protein sequence MPLFFGHKNKNEENKQVQEIEIDRIVPNRFQPRRTFSDESIAELAQTLKEQGLLQPIILRKDETEEGRYEIIAGERRFRAARSLDWAKIPAIVEDMDDAKVASLALIENLQREDLNPIDEAQAYLQLMKVNNLTQTELAKQVGKTQSYVANKIRLLRLTPKVQSFLVSKKITQRHGRALLNLSEEDQDRAVSEIIKKGLTVKETETMVDDLDGYFTALAEAEKQANTKAKSKNTKKQIIKTGNDFKVQVNTIKQAIKMAKKSGLKVKYKEDKEEDSYKITIELFNKN encoded by the coding sequence ATGCCATTATTTTTTGGACATAAAAATAAAAATGAAGAAAATAAACAAGTTCAAGAGATTGAAATAGATCGAATTGTACCTAATCGTTTTCAACCAAGACGGACATTTAGTGATGAATCAATTGCCGAATTAGCTCAAACGTTGAAAGAACAAGGACTACTTCAACCAATTATTTTACGAAAAGATGAAACTGAAGAAGGTAGATACGAAATTATTGCCGGTGAAAGACGTTTTCGTGCTGCCCGCTCTTTAGACTGGGCTAAAATTCCTGCAATTGTTGAAGATATGGATGATGCAAAAGTTGCCTCATTAGCCTTAATTGAGAATTTACAACGTGAGGATCTTAATCCGATTGATGAAGCACAAGCTTACTTACAATTGATGAAGGTCAATAATTTAACGCAAACTGAATTAGCTAAACAAGTTGGAAAAACACAATCTTATGTTGCAAATAAAATTCGCTTATTGCGTTTAACTCCTAAAGTCCAGAGCTTTTTAGTATCTAAAAAAATTACCCAGCGTCATGGTCGAGCCCTTTTGAATTTGAGTGAAGAAGATCAAGACCGTGCCGTCAGCGAAATCATTAAAAAGGGACTTACTGTTAAAGAAACCGAAACAATGGTTGATGATTTGGATGGCTATTTTACTGCCTTAGCTGAGGCTGAAAAGCAAGCCAATACTAAAGCAAAGAGCAAGAATACTAAAAAGCAAATTATTAAAACTGGTAATGATTTTAAAGTTCAAGTTAATACTATCAAGCAAGCAATTAAAATGGCTAAAAAATCAGGATTAAAAGTTAAGTATAAAGAAGATAAAGAAGAAGACTCATATAAAATTACAATCGAATTATTCAATAAAAATTAA
- a CDS encoding DUF1129 family protein translates to MSEDKKDQTKPVEEANKAQGQEELKKQSKRAAYEEEIKHTAPEELRKKLTNKNSDYVFRLQKALLENENIANDQVEPAIDSILPEMIIAQQKGIPASTLYKMSPTEKAIELTHPKPKKVEQKFGLLVLDNILLYLALFAGVYGVVQVFSKTPSGAELGAVTLFVLVIGLGWMMAYYTRWMVTPKDKRMGTGKIVLIGIGVLIVMFLWVTATSLPGMRQLNPPLNPWAEIIIAVIAFGVRYYLRRRYNIIDPVKQAHLQDGKKQ, encoded by the coding sequence ATGAGTGAAGATAAAAAGGATCAAACTAAACCTGTGGAAGAGGCAAATAAGGCACAGGGACAAGAAGAGTTAAAAAAGCAATCAAAAAGAGCAGCTTATGAAGAAGAAATAAAACATACTGCCCCAGAAGAGTTGCGCAAGAAATTGACAAATAAAAACTCAGATTATGTTTTCAGATTACAAAAAGCATTACTTGAAAATGAAAATATAGCTAATGATCAAGTTGAGCCAGCAATTGATTCAATTTTGCCAGAGATGATTATTGCACAACAAAAGGGTATTCCAGCAAGTACTTTATATAAAATGTCCCCAACAGAAAAGGCAATTGAGTTAACTCATCCTAAACCTAAAAAAGTAGAGCAAAAGTTTGGATTACTAGTACTAGATAATATTCTTTTGTACTTAGCTCTTTTTGCTGGTGTATACGGTGTAGTACAAGTATTTTCTAAAACTCCAAGTGGTGCAGAATTAGGAGCAGTTACATTATTCGTTTTAGTCATCGGTTTAGGTTGGATGATGGCTTACTATACCCGTTGGATGGTTACGCCTAAAGATAAGAGAATGGGTACAGGAAAGATCGTTCTTATTGGAATAGGTGTGTTGATTGTCATGTTTTTATGGGTAACGGCTACGAGTTTACCGGGAATGAGACAACTTAACCCGCCATTGAACCCATGGGCTGAAATTATTATTGCTGTGATCGCTTTTGGAGTACGTTATTACTTAAGACGTAGATATAATATTATTGATCCAGTTAAACAAGCCCATTTACAAGACGGTAAAAAGCAATAA
- a CDS encoding FAD:protein FMN transferase — protein MIEDFTKKQISKSGRGLGTIITLQLFGSTDEYILDESFALIAGYEDRLTVNRDKSEVMDINHAAGKNPVQVSSSTYKLIKLAVEKSRENFGFNALIGPVVKLWHIGFKDAHVPTDEAIKEKMALTHPEDVILDDVNQTVFLTKPGMELDLGGIAKGYIADRIRDLWHAYDVRAGIINLGGNVLFVGPSPRRESGKWVLGVQDPKLKRGENLTTATVSECSAVTSGTYERVLKINGKQYHHIIDPKTGYPVKTNVAGVTLFTRDSVQAEIECKRLFFAGKPIEGWQDDEAGRYGAIFVYNNDQIERVNV, from the coding sequence ATGATAGAAGATTTTACTAAAAAGCAAATTTCAAAATCAGGCCGTGGTTTAGGAACTATTATTACCTTGCAATTATTTGGCTCAACCGATGAATATATTCTAGACGAATCCTTTGCTCTAATTGCTGGTTATGAGGATCGGTTAACTGTTAACCGTGATAAATCTGAAGTAATGGATATTAATCATGCAGCAGGGAAAAATCCAGTTCAGGTTTCTTCAAGTACTTATAAGTTGATAAAATTAGCAGTTGAAAAAAGTCGAGAAAATTTTGGCTTCAATGCTTTAATTGGGCCAGTAGTAAAATTATGGCATATTGGTTTTAAAGATGCGCATGTGCCTACTGATGAAGCGATAAAAGAAAAGATGGCTTTAACTCATCCAGAAGACGTTATTTTAGATGATGTAAATCAGACTGTTTTTCTGACTAAGCCAGGAATGGAGTTAGATTTAGGTGGGATTGCCAAGGGTTATATTGCTGATCGAATTCGTGATCTTTGGCACGCTTATGATGTACGTGCCGGAATTATTAACTTAGGCGGAAATGTTTTATTTGTAGGACCAAGTCCACGAAGAGAGAGTGGAAAATGGGTATTAGGCGTTCAAGATCCAAAATTAAAACGGGGAGAAAATCTAACTACTGCAACAGTTTCTGAATGTTCTGCAGTTACTTCTGGTACGTATGAACGAGTATTGAAAATTAATGGTAAGCAATATCATCATATTATTGATCCAAAAACTGGCTATCCTGTTAAAACTAATGTTGCAGGGGTAACGCTGTTTACTAGAGATTCAGTTCAAGCAGAAATTGAATGTAAACGTCTATTTTTTGCTGGAAAGCCAATCGAAGGCTGGCAAGATGATGAAGCTGGTCGTTATGGTGCGATTTTCGTTTATAATAATGATCAAATTGAACGTGTGAATGTATAA
- the rsmG gene encoding 16S rRNA (guanine(527)-N(7))-methyltransferase RsmG has product MNPENFITTLTEQGFNLSSQQKEQFAIYYRDLVKTNEKVNLTRITDEKDVYQKHFYDSITPVLEFPDLFQGDKTLCDVGAGAGFPSLPIKILCPNLKVTIIDSLGKRLKFLESLVQKLNLDNVTLVHARAEDAGQNPSLREQFDLVTARAVARMSVLGEYCLPLVKPNGYFIALKGPKAEDELTNAKKAIKLLGGKTQKVVELTLPNSDDERTLILVKKLSKTPKKYPRQAGTPNKKPL; this is encoded by the coding sequence ATGAATCCAGAAAATTTTATAACAACTTTAACAGAACAAGGTTTTAACCTTAGTTCTCAACAAAAAGAACAGTTTGCAATATATTATCGAGATCTAGTAAAAACTAATGAGAAGGTTAATTTAACTAGAATTACCGATGAAAAAGATGTTTATCAAAAACATTTTTATGACAGTATTACACCAGTATTAGAATTTCCTGATTTATTTCAGGGAGATAAAACTTTGTGTGATGTAGGAGCCGGTGCAGGTTTTCCGTCATTGCCCATTAAAATTCTTTGCCCTAATTTAAAGGTAACAATTATCGATTCCTTGGGGAAAAGATTAAAATTTCTCGAGTCTTTAGTTCAAAAACTAAATTTAGATAATGTAACTTTGGTCCATGCGCGAGCAGAGGATGCGGGACAAAATCCTTCTCTACGGGAACAATTTGATCTTGTAACGGCTAGAGCAGTAGCTAGAATGTCTGTTTTAGGTGAGTATTGCTTACCTTTGGTAAAACCTAATGGTTACTTTATTGCTCTTAAAGGACCTAAAGCAGAAGATGAATTGACTAATGCTAAAAAAGCAATAAAACTCTTAGGTGGTAAAACACAAAAAGTAGTAGAACTAACTCTACCTAATAGTGATGATGAACGAACCTTAATTTTAGTTAAAAAACTAAGTAAAACACCGAAAAAGTATCCACGCCAAGCTGGAACTCCGAATAAAAAACCACTTTAG
- a CDS encoding ParB/RepB/Spo0J family partition protein: MARKSNDDTKKKGLGKGLGKGLEALFDEGPKIEDAEEVSELSLEEIRPNPYQPRKTFEEKSLKELAESIKENGVFQPIIVRKSINGYEIIAGERRFRASKLAKKATIPAIIRDFDEAQMMEVAVLENLQREDLTPLEEAQAYETLQKNLGLTQEEVSKRLGKSRPYIANYLRLLTLPQKTKRLLQHGELSMGQARTLLGLKNKDEIDTLAKKVVKEGITVRQLESLVNRINEKSIAHPKQKRIKKSAFIKASEDELKGKFGTSVNITENKKGKGHLAIDFSSAEELNRILDLLGVDLDK, translated from the coding sequence ATGGCAAGAAAGTCAAACGATGATACTAAGAAAAAAGGTTTGGGCAAAGGCCTAGGTAAAGGTTTAGAAGCTTTATTTGATGAAGGTCCAAAAATTGAAGATGCCGAAGAGGTAAGTGAACTTTCATTAGAAGAGATTCGTCCTAATCCTTATCAACCTAGAAAAACATTTGAAGAAAAGAGTTTAAAAGAGCTAGCTGAATCTATCAAAGAAAATGGTGTTTTTCAGCCGATTATTGTACGTAAGTCAATTAATGGCTATGAAATAATTGCTGGTGAAAGACGTTTTCGTGCTTCTAAATTAGCAAAAAAAGCTACTATTCCAGCAATTATTCGTGACTTTGATGAAGCACAGATGATGGAAGTAGCGGTTCTTGAAAACTTACAGCGTGAAGATTTAACACCATTAGAAGAAGCGCAAGCCTATGAAACACTTCAAAAAAATCTTGGTTTAACTCAAGAAGAGGTTTCTAAACGGTTAGGTAAATCACGACCTTATATTGCTAATTACTTGCGTTTATTGACTTTACCACAAAAGACAAAACGTCTCTTGCAACATGGTGAACTTTCAATGGGACAAGCTAGAACGCTTTTAGGATTAAAGAATAAGGATGAAATTGATACTTTGGCCAAAAAAGTTGTTAAAGAGGGCATTACTGTCCGTCAACTTGAATCTTTGGTAAATCGTATTAATGAAAAAAGTATTGCGCATCCAAAACAAAAGCGTATCAAAAAATCTGCATTTATTAAAGCTAGTGAAGATGAACTTAAGGGTAAATTTGGTACTAGTGTAAATATTACTGAAAATAAAAAGGGTAAAGGTCACTTAGCAATTGATTTTTCTTCTGCAGAAGAATTAAATAGAATATTAGACTTATTGGGTGTTGACTTAGATAAGTAA
- a CDS encoding CvpA family protein, which translates to MLVTILVLLYLGYQVYKGYQIGFSRRIINLIFGAIVFAVAILGQNSLGNWLYSHFANTNTSTANSALDLMIYRFIAFFIIWFVGRQIVKIFKRWLPKKDPNKHGFTTLLDHVLGALISLFAAYFVVYVVLSMCDAFQNQWFIQQTVDSPFLRAIIYDTPGLSNGVFKTVFGISRTLG; encoded by the coding sequence ATGCTTGTTACCATCTTAGTTTTATTATATTTAGGCTACCAAGTTTATAAAGGTTATCAAATTGGTTTTTCACGTCGAATAATTAATTTAATTTTTGGCGCCATTGTTTTTGCAGTTGCAATTTTAGGACAAAATAGCTTAGGAAATTGGCTGTATTCACATTTTGCCAATACTAATACTTCTACAGCAAACTCTGCGCTTGATTTAATGATTTATCGTTTCATTGCTTTCTTTATTATTTGGTTTGTTGGTCGGCAAATTGTAAAAATTTTTAAACGTTGGTTACCCAAAAAAGATCCTAACAAACATGGTTTTACCACCTTATTAGATCATGTCTTAGGTGCTCTAATTTCTTTATTTGCAGCCTACTTTGTTGTCTATGTTGTTTTATCAATGTGTGATGCCTTCCAAAACCAGTGGTTCATCCAACAAACTGTTGATTCACCATTTCTAAGAGCAATTATTTATGATACTCCAGGTCTTTCAAACGGCGTCTTCAAGACCGTGTTCGGTATTAGTCGAACTTTAGGATAA